Proteins from a genomic interval of Zingiber officinale cultivar Zhangliang chromosome 1B, Zo_v1.1, whole genome shotgun sequence:
- the LOC122038127 gene encoding uncharacterized protein LOC122038127, with translation MEDPLPRHYTSLAIGEYNGSTDPDDHLAKFDNAATLHQYTDGVKCRVFLTTLSGPAQRWFTRLLTGSIRSFKDFRAAFLHHFASSRRDQKISVNLFSLKQGPREALKAYIQRFNQMAMDIPAVSSEVLVNAFTQGLVEGEFFRSLIRRPPKDFAHLQRKATEYINVEEAQAARRKEGPTDPQQVPDRRRPSNHQPPTGPRATGSQPYPEPRTHAVHMEAAQLKKGKKWTPMFCKFHQSGTHNT, from the coding sequence ATGGAAGATCCCTTACCTCGCCATTACACCTCATTGGCGATTGGGGAATACAATGGGagcaccgatccagatgatcacttggccaagtttgataacGCGGCCACTCTCCAccagtacaccgatggagtgaagtgcagGGTATTCTTGACAACACTTTCAGGaccggctcaacggtggttcaccAGGTTACTGACCGGCTCCATAcgtagcttcaaggatttccgggcTGCTTTCCTGCACCACTTCGCAAGTAGCCGTCGGGATCAGAAAATAAGCGTCAACTTGTTTTCACTAAAGCAAGGTCCTCGAGAAGCGCTCAAGGCGTACATCCAGCGATTTAACCAGATGGCGATGGACATACCAGCAGTTTCATCAGAAGTACTGGTAAACGCTTTCACTCAAGGGCTCGTGGAAGGTGAGTTTTTCCGATCCCTCATTCGTAGGCCCCCGAAGGATTTCgctcatcttcaaaggaaggcCACGgaatacattaatgtggaagagGCACAAGCAGCCCGAAGGAAAGAGGGGCCAACCGACCCTCAACAGGTGCCCGATCGGAGGAGACCAAGCAACCACCAACCTCCGACCGGTCCCAGGGCCACGGGGTCGCAACCGTATCCCGAGCCAAGGACACATGCAGTCCATATGGAGGCCGCCCAACTCAAGAAGGGCAAAaagtggaccccgatgttctgtaaGTTCCATCAATCAGGGACGCACAACACATGA